One genomic segment of Pedobacter endophyticus includes these proteins:
- a CDS encoding Crp/Fnr family transcriptional regulator — protein MIAVTLSDEERWKKYNNFSPLISIFKKFHPLNDEIERRINQHTFPISYKKNKFLVSPLDRNRYLFLIVKGVVRGYIKDGDSEITTWFAKENEIVGTIRNLWVDGDSEEYLQALEDVDLIAIPHVLSEYLYENFAEANVVGRKMMELYYRSAEERAFLCRISSAEKRYKRFLISFPDLINRVSLKHIASFLAIRLETLSRIRAKI, from the coding sequence ATGATTGCAGTTACTCTATCTGATGAAGAGAGGTGGAAGAAGTATAACAATTTTTCTCCCTTGATATCAATTTTTAAGAAATTTCATCCGCTCAACGATGAGATCGAACGACGTATTAATCAGCATACTTTTCCGATCAGTTATAAAAAAAACAAATTCCTCGTATCGCCGCTGGATAGGAACAGATATCTTTTTCTCATTGTAAAAGGAGTGGTAAGGGGCTACATAAAAGATGGCGACTCAGAGATTACCACCTGGTTTGCAAAAGAGAATGAAATTGTTGGAACGATAAGAAATTTGTGGGTAGACGGCGATTCTGAAGAATACTTGCAGGCGTTAGAAGACGTAGACCTCATTGCAATACCACATGTTCTCTCAGAATATTTATATGAAAATTTCGCCGAGGCAAATGTTGTAGGCCGAAAAATGATGGAACTATATTATCGATCTGCCGAAGAACGTGCCTTTTTATGTAGAATTTCATCTGCAGAAAAAAGATACAAGCGTTTTCTAATTTCTTTTCCAGATCTGATAAATCGCGTGTCGCTAAAACACATTGCCTCGTTTTTGGCCATACGTTTAGAAACACTGAGCAGAATAAGAGCTAAAATATAA
- a CDS encoding TIGR02757 family protein produces the protein MQFLELKNFLDSKVAQYNQPGFIANDPVCIPHLFTKKQDIEISGFLAAVLAWGQRKTIISKCRDLLNRMDNAPFDFVLNHTDHDLKGLLDFKHRTFNDTDLLYFIAFFKAHYAKYHSLEDAFIPQENIYQPGYLDSASLASEGSPASGVCFESELHFTLEQSLNHFRSYFFSLDDYPHRTKKHISSPLQKSTCKRLNMFLRWMVRQDNNGVDFGLWKTIKPDSLICPCDVHVDRVGRLLGLIKRKQTDWTTAVELTQSLKQFDAGDPVKYDFALFGLGVEGIL, from the coding sequence ATGCAGTTTCTGGAGTTGAAGAATTTTCTGGATAGTAAGGTAGCGCAGTACAATCAACCGGGATTTATTGCGAACGATCCTGTGTGCATTCCCCATCTTTTTACCAAAAAACAGGATATTGAAATTTCGGGCTTTTTAGCCGCGGTTTTGGCCTGGGGGCAACGCAAAACCATCATCAGTAAGTGTCGCGATTTACTTAATCGGATGGATAATGCGCCATTCGATTTTGTGCTTAACCATACTGATCACGATTTAAAAGGCCTGCTGGATTTTAAGCATCGTACCTTTAACGATACCGATTTGCTCTATTTTATTGCTTTTTTTAAAGCGCATTACGCCAAATACCACAGCCTCGAAGATGCATTTATTCCGCAAGAAAACATTTATCAGCCGGGTTATCTCGACAGCGCATCATTAGCGAGCGAAGGTTCGCCTGCTTCGGGTGTTTGTTTTGAAAGCGAGCTTCATTTCACCCTAGAACAATCGTTAAATCATTTCAGAAGCTATTTTTTCTCGCTCGATGATTATCCGCACCGCACAAAGAAACACATTTCATCGCCATTGCAAAAATCGACTTGCAAGCGCTTGAATATGTTTTTACGGTGGATGGTGAGGCAAGACAATAATGGCGTTGATTTCGGCCTGTGGAAAACCATTAAACCCGACAGCCTGATCTGTCCTTGCGATGTTCACGTAGATCGGGTTGGTCGTTTGCTTGGGCTTATTAAACGGAAGCAAACCGACTGGACCACCGCTGTTGAGCTTACCCAAAGCTTAAAACAGTTTGATGCCGGCGATCCGGTAAAGTACGACTTTGCGCTTTTTGGACTTGGCGTTGAAGGCATTTTGTAA
- a CDS encoding cystathionine gamma-synthase translates to MSVSSQLKKKEMKFATKAIHAGQEPDPTTGAVMTPIYQTSTYWQKSPGDNKGFEYSRGTNPTRKALEDCLAALENAKYGLAFSSGMGATDAVLKLLQPGDEVITGNDLYGGSYRMFTKIFTKYGIKFHFIDLTNPENIRPFINDKTKLVWIETPTNPTMQIIDIEEIAKITKEKNLILTVDNTFASPYLQNPIDLGADIVIHSVTKYIGGHSDVVMGALVTNNDQLYKDLWFIYNACGATPGPQDSFLVLRGIKTLHLRMKAHCENGERIAHFLKNHPKVDKIYWPGFEDHPNHDVAKKQMRGFGGMISITLKNADLTETFRIASNFKVFTLAESLGGVESLINHPATMTHGSIPKEEREKVGVTDNLLRLSVGVEDIEDLLEDLGNALAEV, encoded by the coding sequence ATATCTGTTAGCTCACAACTTAAAAAGAAAGAAATGAAATTCGCAACTAAAGCAATACACGCAGGTCAAGAGCCTGACCCTACAACCGGCGCAGTAATGACGCCGATATATCAAACGTCTACCTATTGGCAAAAATCGCCTGGCGATAACAAGGGTTTTGAGTATTCGAGAGGTACAAACCCTACCCGGAAGGCTTTGGAAGACTGTTTGGCGGCACTTGAGAATGCAAAATATGGTTTAGCCTTCTCGAGCGGCATGGGCGCAACCGATGCCGTTTTAAAGTTGTTACAACCTGGAGATGAAGTAATTACGGGCAACGACCTGTATGGTGGCTCTTACCGCATGTTTACCAAAATTTTCACTAAATACGGCATCAAGTTCCACTTTATAGACCTCACCAATCCCGAAAACATACGTCCTTTTATTAACGATAAAACAAAATTGGTATGGATTGAAACGCCTACCAACCCAACCATGCAAATTATCGATATTGAGGAGATTGCCAAAATAACAAAGGAGAAAAACCTGATTCTTACGGTCGACAATACCTTTGCATCACCTTATTTACAAAACCCGATAGATTTGGGTGCCGACATTGTAATTCATTCAGTAACCAAATACATTGGCGGCCATTCAGATGTAGTAATGGGCGCATTGGTCACCAATAACGATCAGTTGTATAAAGACCTTTGGTTTATTTATAATGCCTGTGGCGCTACACCTGGTCCTCAAGATTCATTTCTGGTGCTACGAGGAATAAAAACACTGCATTTGCGTATGAAGGCGCACTGTGAAAACGGAGAGCGCATTGCCCATTTTTTAAAGAACCACCCGAAGGTAGATAAGATTTATTGGCCCGGTTTTGAAGATCACCCCAACCACGATGTGGCCAAAAAGCAGATGCGCGGCTTCGGCGGCATGATTTCAATCACTTTAAAAAACGCCGACCTTACCGAAACATTCAGGATTGCATCGAACTTTAAGGTTTTTACACTGGCCGAATCACTGGGCGGCGTAGAGTCTTTAATCAACCACCCGGCAACGATGACACACGGCTCAATTCCGAAAGAAGAAAGAGAAAAAGTGGGCGTTACCGATAATTTACTGCGTTTGAGTGTTGGCGTTGAGGATATTGAAGATCTTTTAGAAGATTTGGGCAATGCTTTGGCTGAGGTTTGA
- the proS gene encoding proline--tRNA ligase has protein sequence MSKEITSRAADYSQWYNDIVLKADLAEHSAVRGCMVIKPNGYAIWEKMQAVLDKMFKDTGHQNAYFPLFIPKSFFSKEASHVEGFATECAVVTHYRLKNDGNGNIVVDETAKLEEELIVRPTSETIIWNTYKGWIQSYRDLPILINQWANVVRWEMRTRLFLRTAEFLWQEGHTAHATAEEAIEETERMLHIYADFVENWLAVPVVRGRKSPNERFAGAIDTYCIEALMQDGKALQAGTSHFLGQNFAKAFDVKFTGKDGKLDHVWATSWGVSTRLMGALIMAHSDDSGLVIPPKLAPIQVVIVPIYKGEQELAKISTYVNELSMRLKGMGVSVKYDDRDTQRPGFKFADYEMKGIPVRIAIGGRDMENKTVEIARRDTKLKQTIPQEGLDIYIVKLLEEIQTSMFEKALAYRDEHITEANTYEEFKALLDGKAGFIAAHWDGTPETEQKIKEETKATIRCIPLDNKLEEGKCIYSGKPSIQRVLFARAY, from the coding sequence ATGAGCAAAGAAATTACAAGCAGAGCAGCCGATTATTCGCAGTGGTACAACGATATTGTTTTAAAGGCCGATTTGGCTGAGCACTCGGCCGTTCGTGGCTGTATGGTAATCAAGCCCAACGGCTATGCCATATGGGAAAAAATGCAGGCTGTACTCGATAAAATGTTTAAAGATACCGGACACCAGAATGCCTACTTCCCGTTGTTCATCCCAAAGTCATTTTTTTCTAAGGAAGCCTCTCACGTAGAAGGTTTTGCAACCGAATGCGCCGTTGTGACACATTATCGCCTTAAAAATGACGGAAACGGCAACATTGTTGTTGATGAAACAGCTAAACTAGAGGAAGAACTCATTGTTCGTCCTACCTCAGAAACAATTATCTGGAATACCTACAAAGGCTGGATCCAATCTTACCGAGACCTGCCGATTTTGATCAACCAATGGGCAAACGTTGTCCGCTGGGAAATGCGTACACGTCTGTTTTTACGAACCGCAGAGTTTTTATGGCAAGAGGGGCACACAGCCCATGCTACAGCAGAGGAAGCTATTGAAGAAACCGAGCGCATGCTTCATATTTATGCCGACTTTGTCGAAAACTGGCTGGCCGTTCCTGTAGTAAGGGGCCGAAAATCGCCAAACGAGAGGTTTGCCGGTGCAATTGATACTTATTGCATTGAGGCGCTAATGCAAGATGGTAAGGCGCTACAAGCCGGAACATCGCACTTTTTGGGGCAAAACTTCGCAAAGGCATTCGATGTTAAGTTTACCGGAAAAGATGGAAAGTTAGATCACGTTTGGGCTACATCGTGGGGCGTTTCTACGCGTTTAATGGGTGCACTTATCATGGCCCACAGCGATGATTCAGGTTTAGTAATTCCACCAAAGCTAGCACCAATTCAGGTAGTTATTGTTCCAATATACAAAGGCGAACAAGAACTTGCCAAGATTTCTACTTATGTAAACGAACTTTCGATGCGCCTTAAAGGCATGGGCGTTTCGGTAAAATACGATGATCGCGACACGCAACGCCCGGGTTTTAAATTTGCAGATTACGAAATGAAAGGTATTCCCGTGCGCATAGCTATTGGCGGCCGCGATATGGAAAACAAAACCGTAGAAATTGCCCGGAGAGATACCAAGTTAAAGCAAACCATTCCTCAGGAGGGATTGGATATTTACATTGTTAAATTGCTCGAGGAAATTCAAACCAGCATGTTCGAAAAGGCGCTTGCCTACCGCGACGAGCACATTACTGAGGCCAACACTTACGAGGAGTTTAAAGCGCTTCTTGATGGTAAAGCCGGTTTTATTGCCGCCCATTGGGATGGAACACCAGAAACGGAACAAAAGATTAAGGAAGAAACAAAGGCCACCATTCGCTGCATTCCATTGGATAACAAACTGGAAGAAGGCAAATGTATTTATTCCGGAAAGCCATCAATACAAAGGGTACTTTTCGCGAGAGCATATTAA
- a CDS encoding OmpP1/FadL family transporter — protein sequence MRKYILSILVATAATSGALHAQTIAGNAFDFSQMNYGSTARFKAMGGAQIGVGGDIGSISSNPAGLGLFTKSEFSLTPEFNSVSNKSTFLGNTTTGDKSQINLNNVGVVFYSPAYKAKGADVSNGLVSTVFGLSYNRNNDFLNNFQYGGTNTNTSIRDFYVEDAERNGIDGGVGGEAYRSYLINRDVPGSPTKFSAEPYSANPAFDQNFAETRLGSTSEFNVAGALNFSNKLYIGATASFVNVKYISDMVFRESGILNFYDEDADAFGGDESYSMIQSMNQETKGSGFNMKLGLIFRPVNELRIGINFQTPTWMNVEENTFAQVNNTLIDYQSDNEPINFYSSYNLRTPSKASGGISYIIGGRALISADVDYIDYSSIRFSANDNSNISEINSSNALIKNSYKETVNYRVGAEVKVNDAFSVRAGYGVNGNGIKDEFLGNSKAEIYSGGLGYRFDNYYFDLTYQNYQIKSLNSSPYILNDYSEPIAETKNNRNNVFLTFGVRF from the coding sequence ATGAGAAAATATATTTTGTCGATACTAGTGGCAACGGCAGCCACTTCGGGGGCATTGCATGCCCAAACCATAGCAGGAAACGCATTTGACTTTTCGCAAATGAACTATGGAAGCACTGCCCGTTTTAAAGCAATGGGTGGTGCACAAATTGGCGTCGGTGGTGACATTGGGTCAATAAGTTCCAATCCTGCAGGGTTAGGATTATTTACCAAATCAGAATTCAGTTTAACACCAGAGTTCAACAGTGTATCAAACAAGAGCACATTTTTGGGCAATACTACAACGGGCGATAAAAGTCAAATTAATTTAAACAACGTTGGCGTAGTATTTTATAGTCCGGCTTATAAGGCAAAGGGCGCTGATGTTTCTAACGGTTTGGTGAGTACGGTGTTCGGGTTAAGCTATAATCGCAATAACGATTTCCTAAACAATTTCCAATATGGTGGAACGAACACAAATACTTCGATTAGAGATTTTTACGTTGAAGATGCCGAGCGTAACGGCATTGATGGAGGTGTTGGAGGCGAAGCTTATAGAAGCTATTTGATTAACAGGGATGTTCCTGGGTCGCCAACAAAATTTTCTGCCGAGCCATATTCTGCTAATCCAGCATTTGATCAAAATTTTGCTGAAACTAGATTAGGATCAACTTCTGAGTTTAACGTAGCAGGAGCACTTAATTTTTCAAACAAACTGTATATCGGTGCAACTGCGAGTTTCGTTAATGTAAAATATATTAGCGATATGGTATTTCGCGAATCCGGAATTCTAAATTTCTATGATGAAGATGCCGACGCATTTGGTGGTGACGAAAGTTATTCGATGATTCAATCGATGAATCAGGAAACTAAAGGTTCGGGCTTTAATATGAAACTTGGTTTGATTTTTAGGCCAGTTAATGAATTGCGGATTGGGATTAACTTTCAAACGCCAACCTGGATGAATGTAGAGGAAAACACCTTTGCCCAGGTTAACAATACGCTGATTGATTATCAGTCGGACAACGAGCCTATTAATTTCTATTCGTCATACAATTTACGTACTCCATCAAAGGCTTCTGGCGGTATCAGTTACATTATTGGTGGTAGAGCATTGATTTCTGCAGATGTTGATTATATCGATTATTCATCTATTCGGTTTTCTGCAAATGATAATTCAAATATTTCGGAGATTAACAGCAGTAATGCCTTGATAAAAAACTCATACAAAGAAACCGTTAATTATAGAGTTGGCGCCGAAGTAAAGGTAAATGATGCGTTTAGCGTAAGAGCAGGTTATGGCGTTAACGGCAACGGAATTAAAGATGAATTCCTTGGCAACTCTAAAGCCGAAATTTATAGCGGTGGTTTAGGGTACCGTTTTGATAATTACTATTTTGATTTAACGTATCAAAATTATCAGATCAAATCGCTCAACTCGAGCCCATATATCTTAAACGATTATTCGGAACCTATTGCTGAAACCAAGAATAACAGAAACAACGTATTCTTAACTTTTGGAGTAAGATTTTAA
- a CDS encoding thiol-activated cytolysin family protein, which translates to MKKTLLMPLIAAVVLVGCKKESTSTALAPTKLQNSYGNLPKFKPEAITIGDVGFSIKQNLFSSLTVLNTETFNVYSGSGRPSRNNGSTTYNRLTVQTDEQVVLDNHQRLIYPGSLIKGASVANLNFDPVVGFEKLPITVSVSIPAINGVVSKVITNPNLSTSRTAINEILNQNISGDQLSSFTFDLNKFTTYDELKLSFGANVSIGTIFKAAFKDSTTRISLKTGLIAKFVQRNFTLDMDIPTNGQLLANNVDPATLGAYSPVYVSSITYGRMAIMAIESNYDYNDVYTAFNATLSFIKAGGSINITSSQRKIVEESQINIYARGGEGQEVVKSIKGYDEFVNYIISGGKFSVNTPGVPLFFSLNYLTDHTLFKTTFKVTQEGSSSSYVPGTDRGSRGGR; encoded by the coding sequence ATGAAAAAAACATTATTAATGCCCTTAATCGCAGCCGTTGTGTTAGTTGGCTGCAAAAAAGAATCAACATCAACTGCGCTCGCCCCAACAAAATTACAAAACAGTTATGGCAACTTACCTAAGTTTAAACCAGAAGCAATTACAATAGGTGATGTAGGCTTTTCAATTAAGCAGAATCTATTTTCTTCCTTAACTGTGCTTAATACAGAAACATTTAATGTTTATTCCGGTTCTGGCAGGCCTAGTAGAAATAACGGTTCAACTACTTACAACAGATTAACTGTGCAAACAGATGAGCAGGTAGTTTTGGATAACCATCAAAGGTTAATTTACCCTGGTTCACTTATAAAAGGTGCGTCAGTAGCTAATCTGAATTTCGATCCAGTTGTCGGGTTTGAGAAACTACCAATCACTGTTTCGGTTTCGATCCCTGCCATAAATGGCGTGGTAAGCAAAGTAATCACGAATCCTAACCTTTCCACATCCAGAACAGCAATTAACGAGATCTTAAACCAGAACATAAGCGGCGACCAACTATCGTCATTCACCTTTGATTTAAACAAATTTACCACTTATGATGAGTTGAAATTATCATTTGGCGCCAATGTAAGTATTGGAACTATTTTCAAAGCGGCATTTAAGGATAGTACAACTCGTATAAGCTTGAAAACTGGATTAATTGCAAAATTTGTACAAAGAAACTTTACACTCGATATGGATATACCGACTAATGGCCAATTACTGGCAAACAACGTCGATCCTGCTACGCTCGGCGCTTATTCTCCGGTATACGTTTCCTCAATTACTTACGGAAGAATGGCAATTATGGCTATAGAATCTAACTACGATTATAACGACGTTTATACCGCTTTTAATGCTACCTTGTCATTTATAAAGGCTGGCGGCAGTATCAATATCACCTCAAGTCAGAGAAAGATTGTTGAAGAATCGCAAATTAACATCTACGCCCGAGGAGGAGAAGGACAGGAAGTTGTAAAGTCGATCAAAGGATACGATGAGTTTGTAAATTATATTATTAGCGGAGGAAAATTCTCAGTGAATACACCGGGTGTTCCATTATTCTTTAGTTTGAATTATCTTACTGATCATACTTTATTCAAAACAACTTTCAAAGTAACGCAAGAAGGTTCTTCATCTAGTTACGTACCGGGAACCGACCGGGGTAGCAGGGGAGGTCGATAA
- a CDS encoding AraC family transcriptional regulator has translation MYKQFDPPDDLKHLVCFFYMMEYSCLDEPLQPILPSGTEIMGWQYAGHWRVQYCNGYEPCDFLLPEFYTAGQQTSCYHLTATTKHTGIIGAALQPGTLWQIFKQPAEQYTQAIIETGELFAYNLLKPAITYFREANDVQTRLQRLIAFYRELNSTIQFEHSLVNQALEFIFDSKGCITMEKLCVRMGVNERYLQRHFKMRIGVTTQQYIQTIRFNNAFASLMLTQGCKKAETTAMLYNYYDISHFNKDFKRYFGEAPTTDLLTKFSLLGDLMLETPYPLQVQDRFSPM, from the coding sequence ATGTACAAACAGTTCGACCCGCCTGATGATTTAAAACATCTGGTTTGTTTTTTTTACATGATGGAATACAGCTGCCTCGATGAGCCTTTACAACCTATACTGCCGTCTGGTACCGAAATTATGGGCTGGCAATACGCCGGACATTGGCGAGTTCAATATTGTAATGGATATGAACCTTGCGATTTTTTACTGCCCGAGTTTTATACTGCAGGGCAGCAAACCAGCTGTTACCATTTAACGGCAACAACAAAACATACAGGCATTATAGGCGCTGCATTGCAGCCAGGAACATTATGGCAGATATTTAAACAACCCGCTGAACAATATACACAAGCCATAATAGAAACCGGCGAATTATTTGCCTATAATTTATTAAAACCGGCTATAACCTATTTCAGAGAAGCCAACGATGTACAAACGCGGCTTCAACGGCTGATCGCTTTTTACCGCGAATTAAACAGCACCATACAATTTGAACATAGTTTGGTTAACCAGGCGCTTGAATTTATATTCGATTCGAAAGGTTGTATCACAATGGAAAAATTGTGTGTACGCATGGGCGTAAACGAGCGCTATTTACAAAGACACTTTAAAATGCGAATTGGAGTAACCACCCAACAATACATTCAAACCATCCGTTTTAACAATGCTTTTGCCAGTTTGATGTTAACACAGGGCTGCAAAAAAGCAGAAACAACCGCAATGTTGTACAATTACTATGATATTTCGCACTTTAATAAAGATTTCAAACGTTATTTTGGCGAGGCACCTACTACCGATTTACTCACTAAATTTTCCCTTCTTGGCGACTTGATGCTCGAAACGCCCTATCCTTTACAGGTACAAGATAGATTCAGCCCCATGTGA